One window of Drosophila busckii strain San Diego stock center, stock number 13000-0081.31 chromosome 3L, ASM1175060v1, whole genome shotgun sequence genomic DNA carries:
- the LOC108600436 gene encoding zinc transporter 1 isoform X1: MQFFAFSKMSKYSGKKCRLLSMMWLTAFFFFVEIIVGYVTNSMALVADSFHMLGDIAALVISFLSVKMSPKKWSKNTFGWARAEVLGALVNAVFLVALCFSITIEACKRFIEEEPIHEPKLLVVVGVLGLLVNIIGLCLLYEHGGHHGHSHGGGLTRNHSRLTELANMDEGEEEQQDFAYEKQKEKPVKKSSHGHSHDPGQMNMRGAFLHVLSDALGSVIVVISALVVWLTKWKYRFYMDPALSIVLVALILHSVWPLLRESALILLQTVPTHIQVDAIQKRLLEKVDGVLAVHEFHVWQLAGDRIIASAHIRCRNLSEYMKIAEKVKEFFHNEGIHSTTIQPEFSEIEGCNMSDGTSSINMSGSDCCALDCPPTEEGEGCVKATCCQNNNKLNQLPSPTNSPYLCRQRNAARQAGDVEAGSLLEANAIAGQAGNATSATTAGDGTAKNEIV, from the exons ATGCAATTCTTTGC atTCTCCAAGATGTCCAAATATTCGGGCAAAAAATGCCGCCTGCTATCAATGATGTGGCTAACGGCATTTTTCTTCTTTGTGGAAATCATAGTGGGCTATGTAACCAACTCCATGGCTCTGGTCGCGGACAGTTTTCACATGCTGGGCGATATAGCAGCATTGGTCATCTCGTTTCTCTCCGTTAAG ATGTCTCCGAAGAAATGGTCGAAGAACACTTTTGGCTGGGCACGTGCCGAAGTTCTGGGAGCTCTGGTTAATGCTGTGTTCCTAGTAGCGCTCTGCTTTAGCATCACCATTGAAGCTTGCAAAAG ATTTATTGAAGAGGAGCCTATACATGAGCCCAagctgctggttgttgttggcgtCTTGGGACTGCTAGTCAATATTATTGGTCTCTGCCTGCTCTATG aGCATGGTGGTCATCATGGACACTCGCATGGCGGTGGACTTACACGCAATCACAGTCGTCTGACTGAGCTGGCCAACATGGATGAGGGCGAGGAGGAGCAACAGGACTTTGCCTATGAGAAGCAAAAGGAAAAGCCAGTGAAGAAGTCCAGTCACGGTCACAGCCATGATCCTGGCCAGATGAACATGCGTGGCGCCTTTTTGCATGTGCTTAGCGATGCTTTGGGCAGCGTTATTGTGGTCATCAGTGCATTGGTTGTGTGGCTCACCAAATGGAAGTACCGTTTCTATATGGATCCCGCTTTGTCCATTGTGCTAGTGGCACTTATTCTGCATTCCGTTTGGCCGCTGCTGCGTGAATCGGCGTTAATCCTGCTACAAACTGTGCCTACACATATACAGGTGGATGCGATACAGAAGCGTTTGCTGGAGAAGGTCGATGGAGTGCTGGCCGTGCATGAGTTCCATGTCTGGCAGTTGGCAGGCGACCGCATTATAGCCTCAGCGCATATACG CTGTCGAAACTTGTCGGAGTATATGAAGATTGCGGAGAAGGTTAAGGAGTTCTTTCACAATGAGGGCATTCACTCAACCACTATACAGCCAGAGTTTAGCGAGATTGAAGGCTGCAATATGTCGGATGGCACCTCTAGCATTAATATGAGCGGCTCCGATTGCTGTGCGCTGGATTGTCCCCCCACAGAAGAGGGCGAGGGCTGCGTTAAGGCCACTTGCTgtcaaaataacaacaaattg AACCAACTGCCTTCACCTACAAATTCACCGTATCTGTGCCGTCAGCGCAATGCAGCACGACAGGCTGGCGATGTTGAGGCTGGCTCGCTGCTAGAAGCCAATGCCATTGCTGGTCAGGCGGGCAATGCAACGTCTGCCACCACAGCAGGCGATGGCACAGCCAAAAATGAAATAGTCTGA
- the LOC108600436 gene encoding zinc transporter 1 isoform X2 translates to MSKYSGKKCRLLSMMWLTAFFFFVEIIVGYVTNSMALVADSFHMLGDIAALVISFLSVKMSPKKWSKNTFGWARAEVLGALVNAVFLVALCFSITIEACKRFIEEEPIHEPKLLVVVGVLGLLVNIIGLCLLYEHGGHHGHSHGGGLTRNHSRLTELANMDEGEEEQQDFAYEKQKEKPVKKSSHGHSHDPGQMNMRGAFLHVLSDALGSVIVVISALVVWLTKWKYRFYMDPALSIVLVALILHSVWPLLRESALILLQTVPTHIQVDAIQKRLLEKVDGVLAVHEFHVWQLAGDRIIASAHIRCRNLSEYMKIAEKVKEFFHNEGIHSTTIQPEFSEIEGCNMSDGTSSINMSGSDCCALDCPPTEEGEGCVKATCCQNNNKLNQLPSPTNSPYLCRQRNAARQAGDVEAGSLLEANAIAGQAGNATSATTAGDGTAKNEIV, encoded by the exons ATGTCCAAATATTCGGGCAAAAAATGCCGCCTGCTATCAATGATGTGGCTAACGGCATTTTTCTTCTTTGTGGAAATCATAGTGGGCTATGTAACCAACTCCATGGCTCTGGTCGCGGACAGTTTTCACATGCTGGGCGATATAGCAGCATTGGTCATCTCGTTTCTCTCCGTTAAG ATGTCTCCGAAGAAATGGTCGAAGAACACTTTTGGCTGGGCACGTGCCGAAGTTCTGGGAGCTCTGGTTAATGCTGTGTTCCTAGTAGCGCTCTGCTTTAGCATCACCATTGAAGCTTGCAAAAG ATTTATTGAAGAGGAGCCTATACATGAGCCCAagctgctggttgttgttggcgtCTTGGGACTGCTAGTCAATATTATTGGTCTCTGCCTGCTCTATG aGCATGGTGGTCATCATGGACACTCGCATGGCGGTGGACTTACACGCAATCACAGTCGTCTGACTGAGCTGGCCAACATGGATGAGGGCGAGGAGGAGCAACAGGACTTTGCCTATGAGAAGCAAAAGGAAAAGCCAGTGAAGAAGTCCAGTCACGGTCACAGCCATGATCCTGGCCAGATGAACATGCGTGGCGCCTTTTTGCATGTGCTTAGCGATGCTTTGGGCAGCGTTATTGTGGTCATCAGTGCATTGGTTGTGTGGCTCACCAAATGGAAGTACCGTTTCTATATGGATCCCGCTTTGTCCATTGTGCTAGTGGCACTTATTCTGCATTCCGTTTGGCCGCTGCTGCGTGAATCGGCGTTAATCCTGCTACAAACTGTGCCTACACATATACAGGTGGATGCGATACAGAAGCGTTTGCTGGAGAAGGTCGATGGAGTGCTGGCCGTGCATGAGTTCCATGTCTGGCAGTTGGCAGGCGACCGCATTATAGCCTCAGCGCATATACG CTGTCGAAACTTGTCGGAGTATATGAAGATTGCGGAGAAGGTTAAGGAGTTCTTTCACAATGAGGGCATTCACTCAACCACTATACAGCCAGAGTTTAGCGAGATTGAAGGCTGCAATATGTCGGATGGCACCTCTAGCATTAATATGAGCGGCTCCGATTGCTGTGCGCTGGATTGTCCCCCCACAGAAGAGGGCGAGGGCTGCGTTAAGGCCACTTGCTgtcaaaataacaacaaattg AACCAACTGCCTTCACCTACAAATTCACCGTATCTGTGCCGTCAGCGCAATGCAGCACGACAGGCTGGCGATGTTGAGGCTGGCTCGCTGCTAGAAGCCAATGCCATTGCTGGTCAGGCGGGCAATGCAACGTCTGCCACCACAGCAGGCGATGGCACAGCCAAAAATGAAATAGTCTGA
- the LOC108600437 gene encoding phosphatidylinositol N-acetylglucosaminyltransferase subunit C isoform X2 yields MARTVQSKRKPWVKNLYSNREYPDNYTDVSFLKDLRTNLNVRFYTFAEAVAGISVLNNQISCITGFLILYHLMLNDTVAPTSILVPTCVITGIGYLFYRGKSLSMKLLGEDSKTLVTVLLFGYMFSPMLHTLTQAISTDTIYTMTFFVMLFNLMFADYGLDVAMVSKAISLNGAIFGAICLASRLSTSYHAFVLLVEAAIFFVLYPILTAGTWHAIFMLPIFVICCTTLYFISRPVMHLYACTTLFRVLWKMLG; encoded by the exons atggcGAGAACTGTGCAGAGTAAGCGTAAACCTTGGGTGAAAAACCTCTACTCGAATCGTGAATACCCGGATAACTATACGGATGTAAGCTTTCTCAAAGACTTACGCACAAACCTTAATGTGCGGTTTTATACATTTGCCGAGGCTGTTGCCGGCATTTCAGTGCTTAACAACCAAATTTCCTGCATCACCGGCTTCCTCATACTCTATCACTTGATGTTGAATGATACTGTGGCACCAACTAGCATATTGGTGCCCACCTGCGTAATTACGGGCATTGGGTATTTATTCTATCGCGGCAAGAGCCTCAGCATGAAACTGCTGGGAGAGGATTCCAAGACGTTAGTCACTGTGCTGCTGTTTGGATATATGTTCTCACCCATGCTGCACACACTGACGCAGGCCATTAGCACGgatactatatatacaatgACATTCTTTGTGATGCTATTCAATCTGATGTTCGCGGACTATGGACTGGATGTGGCCATGGTCTCTAAAGCTATATCGTTAAATGGGGCCATCTTTGGAGCCATCTGCTTGGCATCGCGTCTTTCTACGTCATATCATGCCTTTGTGTTGCTTGTCGAGGCAGCTATCTTCTTTGTCTTGTATCCAATATTGACAGCGGGTACCTGGCATGCAATTTTCATGCTGCCCATCTTTGTTATATGTTGCACgacgctttattttatatcccGTCCAGTGATGCATCTGTATGCATGCACCACGCTCTTC CGAGTGCTTTGGAAGATGCTGGGTTAG
- the LOC108600437 gene encoding phosphatidylinositol N-acetylglucosaminyltransferase subunit C isoform X1 produces MARTVQSKRKPWVKNLYSNREYPDNYTDVSFLKDLRTNLNVRFYTFAEAVAGISVLNNQISCITGFLILYHLMLNDTVAPTSILVPTCVITGIGYLFYRGKSLSMKLLGEDSKTLVTVLLFGYMFSPMLHTLTQAISTDTIYTMTFFVMLFNLMFADYGLDVAMVSKAISLNGAIFGAICLASRLSTSYHAFVLLVEAAIFFVLYPILTAGTWHAIFMLPIFVICCTTLYFISRPVMHLYACTTLFVNFICPLIFVQYQRYKFNIHGPWDEAIVEENTDENLDENL; encoded by the coding sequence atggcGAGAACTGTGCAGAGTAAGCGTAAACCTTGGGTGAAAAACCTCTACTCGAATCGTGAATACCCGGATAACTATACGGATGTAAGCTTTCTCAAAGACTTACGCACAAACCTTAATGTGCGGTTTTATACATTTGCCGAGGCTGTTGCCGGCATTTCAGTGCTTAACAACCAAATTTCCTGCATCACCGGCTTCCTCATACTCTATCACTTGATGTTGAATGATACTGTGGCACCAACTAGCATATTGGTGCCCACCTGCGTAATTACGGGCATTGGGTATTTATTCTATCGCGGCAAGAGCCTCAGCATGAAACTGCTGGGAGAGGATTCCAAGACGTTAGTCACTGTGCTGCTGTTTGGATATATGTTCTCACCCATGCTGCACACACTGACGCAGGCCATTAGCACGgatactatatatacaatgACATTCTTTGTGATGCTATTCAATCTGATGTTCGCGGACTATGGACTGGATGTGGCCATGGTCTCTAAAGCTATATCGTTAAATGGGGCCATCTTTGGAGCCATCTGCTTGGCATCGCGTCTTTCTACGTCATATCATGCCTTTGTGTTGCTTGTCGAGGCAGCTATCTTCTTTGTCTTGTATCCAATATTGACAGCGGGTACCTGGCATGCAATTTTCATGCTGCCCATCTTTGTTATATGTTGCACgacgctttattttatatcccGTCCAGTGATGCATCTGTATGCATGCACCACGCTCTTCGTCAACTTTATCTGCCCTCTTATATTTGTGCAATACCAAcgctacaaatttaatatacatggTCCCTGGGACGAGGCTATAGTGGAGGAGAACACGGACGAAAATCTGGATGAGAACTTATAG
- the LOC108600435 gene encoding unc-112-related protein — MIHVGDNTWNLRIYITDLALERTLRVRGDQHLGSIMLQLVDPENPKDWSDHALYWPAKNIWLSRTRATLDQCGVQADNLLHFTPMHKMLRVQLPDLRYIDCRVDYSVKTFAAVVNLCKQLDIRYPEELSLCKPLEAEHLKKNFAQMPHLKRVPIAEPDGTTYLQPALDTNSFVPINSAFNGGSNGSLDKPSSPGMFFCAPLSPHNVAARRSPTPNHTPGQWKPTHTGYGTYDSSSSLGDFQENLASSPHTLSSEMRARLLRPKSLVEKARLNVSWLDSSLSIMEQGIREYDTLCLRFKYYTFFDLNPKYDQVRINQLYEQAKWSILNEELDCTEQEMLMFAALQFQVNHQVPLPPLANVDSGIESSSQENEDDDIDSALNELQITLEGKNAQNVNITRIPELSDYLRFLKPQRFTLRGYKRYYFTYRDLHLHLYKSAEDSRRTAPSISINLRGCEVTPDVNLAQGKYAIRLEVSPEDRHGPNSEVWVRCENEQQYAKWLAACRLAAKGRSLADSSYDSEVDAILSLLQMQRPMHGVHVNIDPRSVDAVDYLAPKILRKLSNKAVHRILEAHSNVREMTQLEAKLKYIQAWQSLPDFGVSLFVIKFDGHRKEELLGVAHNRVMRMDLHTGDHIKTWRYNNMKAWNVNWGIKCMMIQFNDENVVFSCHSADCKVVHEFIGGYIFMSMRSKDNNQTLNEELFHKLTGGWA, encoded by the coding sequence ATGATTCACGTTGGCGATAATACATGGAATCTGCGTATTTATATAACGGACCTCGCCTTGGAGCGCACGTTGCGCGTGCGCGGTGATCAGCACCTGGGCAGCattatgctgcagcttgttgatCCCGAGAATCCCAAGGACTGGTCCGATCATGCGCTCTATTGGCCAGCCAAGAACATCTGGCTGTCGCGAACGCGCGCCACGCTCGACCAATGCGGCGTGCAGGCGGACAACCTGTTGCACTTTACACCCATGCATAAGATGTTGCGTGTGCAGCTGCCGGATTTGCGTTACATTGATTGTCGTGTCGATTATTCGGTGAAGACATTTGCAGCTGTGGTGAATCTCTGCAAGCAGTTGGACATACGTTATCCGGAGGAGCTGTCGCTGTGCAAGCCGCTGGAGGCCGAGCATCTGAAGAAAAACTTTGCACAAATGCCGCATCTGAAGCGTGTGCCTATTGCCGAACCGGATGGCACAACGTACTTGCAGCCAGCGCTAGATACCAATTCATTTGTACCCATTAATTCAGCCTTCAATGGCGGCAGTAATGGTAGCCTGGACAAACCCTCATCACCTGGCATGTTCTTCTGTGCACCGCTATCACCACACAATGTGGCCGCACGGCGCTCGCCCACACCAAACCATACGCCAGGTCAGTGgaaacccacacacactgGTTATGGCACCTATGATTCGTCGTCAAGCTTGGGCGATTTCCAGGAGAACTTGGCCAGCTCACCACACACGCTGAGCTCCGAAATGCGTGCGCGCCTCTTGCGTCCCAAATCGCTGGTGGAGAAGGCTCGTCTTAATGTCAGCTGGCTGGATAGCTCGTTGTCGATTATGGAGCAAGGCATACGTGAATACGATACGCTCTGTCTTCGCTTCAAGTACTACACGTTTTTTGATCTGAATCCCAAATATGATCAAGTGCGCATCAATCAGCTGTACGAGCAGGCCAAGTGGTCTATACTCAATGAGGAGCTAGACTGCACTGAGCAAGAGATGCTCATGTTTGCCGCACTGCAGTTTCAGGTGAATCACCAAGTGCCATTGCCGCCGCTTGCCAATGTCGATTCGGGCATAGAGAGCTCCAGTCAAGAGAATGAAGATGATGACATTGACTCCGCCTTGAATGAGCTACAAATAACGCTGGAGGGTAAGAATGCGCAAAATGTAAACATAACACGCATACCCGAGCTCTCGGATTATCTGCGTTTTCTCAAGCCGCAGCGCTTTACCTTACGAGGTTATAAGCGTTACTATTTCACCTATCGTGACCTGCACTTGCATCTCTACAAAAGCGCTGAGGACTCACGTCGCACTGCGCCCTCAATAAGCATTAACTTGCGGGGATGCGAAGTAACCCCGGACGTGAATCTTGCGCAGGGCAAGTATGCCATAAGGCTGGAGGTGTCTCCTGAAGATCGCCATGGACCCAATAGCGAGGTCTGGGTGCGCTGCGAAAATGAACAGCAGTATGCCAAGTGGCTGGCCGCTTGTCGTTTGGCGGCCAAGGGACGCTCTCTAGCGGACAGCTCCTATGACAGCGAGGTCGATGCAATTTTGTCGCTGCTACAAATGCAACGTCCCATGCATGGAGTGCATGTTAACATTGATCCACGCTCTGTGGATGCGGTGGATTACCTGGCGCCCAAGATTTTGCGCAAGTTGTCCAACAAGGCGGTGCATCGCATATTGGAAGCGCATTCCAATGTTCGAGAGATGACCCAATTGGAGGCgaagttaaaatatatacaagcCTGGCAATCTCTGCCAGACTTTGGCGTTTCGCTGTTTGTCATTAAATTCGATGGTCATCGCAAGGAGgagctgctgggcgtggcacataATCGCGTCATGCGTATGGACTTACATACGGGCGATCACATCAAGACCTGGCGTTACAACAACATGAAGGCTTGGAACGTCAACTGGGGCATAAAGTGCATGATGATTCAGTTCAATGATGAGAATGTTGTATTCTCTTGCCACTCCGCCGACTGCAAGGTTGTGCATGAGTTTATTGGCGGCTATATATTCATGTCCATGCGATCGAAGGACAACAATCAAACACTTAATGAGGAGCTCTTCCACAAGCTGACGGGTGGCTGGGCTTAA
- the LOC108598618 gene encoding lebercilin, translated as MVSPRKPASSASAAPRLENNNNNNNSMSTKSCESLFSASSRESASQIYQRKQLPRTGMKSSSNGAMRQPAMVPSNTNSEIHQRVMSARNLRMKTFQNQLADAQTEIANLAHENRMLRTMHKRQSNALNKYESTGAELPQLLHSHAEELRVWQTKFRNVQAANKDLEVKIKQKEAQILALSDQNKHYSQLNKDRNLDERQKLQEKLRTLEQRLIEKDNDMKLMSRKLQLETKNCRQQLLNEQKRCKEVLLKLEKARLELSGYRKLEEFTLNDKCSGRRAKLNVLEDLDQFESLEKLEKSLETLDSAIEKQNEADFNAMGLSSKSPFYAKKDGDDEDKSSLLSDVPDEEEKPTKPKLVLPPAVKPVGNTTVTGSRPSLNQLLNQNKTNASGSKSTLRQRAGGLPLASASSTTSKRRDANLSLKQATSETKSNKTPKTLEFDYAEDYEQEDAGIDGEEDMDNYGAMGNASEGADDNDEENPNEMSIVNYSTYMETKTEINEMLDMTEEDDYDDDSSSQLTSGDTSKATPVKGNGRPPSMKENMSSIRKQISDDYKERESFLNTFCRQASGSSVRDDPSKKKRNSISTGAPAGQTVGSRKHALLAALKAIDDNKSQD; from the exons ATGGTATCGCCGCGCAAGCCCGCTTCCTCCGCCAGTGCTGCGCCTCGCCTAgagaacaataacaacaacaataacagcatgTC GACCAAAAGCTGTGAGAGCCTCTTCTCGGCAAGCTCCCGCGAATCGGCGAGCCAAATCTATCAGCGCAAGCAGCTTCCCCGTACTGGCATGAAGTCCAGCAGCAATGGCGCTATGCGTCAGCCTGCCATGGTAcccagcaacaccaacagcgaAATACATCAGCGTGTGATGTCGGCGCGCAATCTACGCATGAAAACCTTTCAGAATCAGCTGGCCGATGCCCAAACCGAGATTGCTAATCTGGCGCACGAGAATCGCATGTTGCGCACCATGCATAAACGACAATCCAATGCGCTGAATAAATACGAGTCCACGGGAGCAGAATTGCCGCAGCTGTTGCATTCCCATGCCGAAGAGCTACGCGTCTGGCAGACCAAATTTCGCAATGTGCAAGCAGCCAACAAGGATCTGGAGGTGAAAATCAAGCAGAAAGAGGCACAAATATTGGCGCTAAGCGATCAGAACAAGCACTATAGTCAGCTAAATAAGGATAG AAACCTCGATGAGCGCCAGAAATTGCAGGAGAAGCTGCGTACATTGGAGCAGCGTTTGATCGAAAAGGATAACGATATGAAGCTCATGTCACGCAAGTTGCAGCTGGAAACGAAAAACtgtcgccagcagctgctgaatgAACAGAAGCGCTGCAAGGAAGTGTTGCTCAAGCTTGAGAAGGCCAGATTGGAGCTTAGTGGCTATCGCAAGTTGGAAGAATTTACA CTTAATGACAAGTGCTCGGGGCGTCGCGCCAAGTTGAATGTCTTGGAGGACCTTGATCAATTTGAAAGCCTTGAAAAGCTAGAGAAATCACTGGAAACTTTGGACAGTGCCATTGAGAAACAAAATGAAGCTGACTTTAATGCGATGGGCTTGTCTAGCAAGTCCCCATTCTATGCTAAAAAAGATGGCGACGATGAGGATAAGAGCTCACTACTATCTGATGTGCCTGATGAGGAGGAAAAGCCTACAAAGCCCAAACTGGTGCTGCCACCAGCTGTGAAGCCCGTTGGTAACACGACAGTTACTGGATCGCGACCATCACTCAATCAGCTGTTGaatcaaaataaaaccaaTGCGAGCGGTAGCAAGTCTACCTTACGCCAGCGTGCTGGTGGACTACCCTTAGCTAGCGCTAGCTCGACTACTAGCAAACGTCGTGATGCCAATTTGTCCTTAAAGCAGGCCACAAGCGaaacaaagtcaaacaaaacGCCCAAGACATTGGAATTTGATTATGCGGAAGACTATGAGCAGGAGGATGCAGGTATTGATGGTGAGGAGGACATGGATAATTATGGGGCAATGGGCAATGCGTCTGAAGGCGCTGATGATAACGATGAGGAGAATCCAAATGAAATGAGCATTGTCAACTACTCTACGTATATGGAAACCAAGACCGAAATTAATGAGATGCTGGACATGACTGAGGAAGATGACTATGATGACGATTCTTCTTCACAACTTACAAGTGGCGACACATCT AAAGCCACACCCGTCAAGGGCAATGGACGTCCGCCCAGCATGAAGGAGAATATGTCCAGCATACGCAAGCAGATCTCCGATGATTACAAGGAGCGTGAGAGCTTCCTGAATACTTTCTGTCGCCAGGCCTCAGGCAGCAGTGTGCGCGATGATCCCTCCAAGAAGAAGCGCAACAGCATTTCCACTGGCGCCCCTGCGGGACAAACCGTAGGAAGTCGCAAGCATGCGCTACTTGCTGCGCTCAAGGCTATCGATGATAACAAGAGCCAGGATTAA